A region of Arabidopsis thaliana chromosome 5, partial sequence DNA encodes the following proteins:
- a CDS encoding transcription factor (unknown protein; Has 122 Blast hits to 122 proteins in 57 species: Archae - 0; Bacteria - 0; Metazoa - 46; Fungi - 30; Plants - 41; Viruses - 0; Other Eukaryotes - 5 (source: NCBI BLink).), whose translation MAATVPATTRSDQTWDFSCNLDVSFESEEHALIAYTSLAVDKELQPDKVRRVMSVSNNKLSVHFEAIEARLLRASFSAFVDVLTLATRTIQEFGQK comes from the exons ATGGCTGCCACTGTTCCTGCAACTACTCGTTCTGATCAAACATGGGATTTTAGTTG TAATTTGGATGTGAGTTTTGAATCAGAAGAACATGCTTTGATTGCTTATACATCATTGGCTGTTGATAAAGAG TTGCAGCCTGATAAGGTGAGAAGAGTTATGTCAGTATCAAACAACAAGCTTTCTGT GCACTTTGAAGCAATAGAGGCAAGGCTGCTTCGCGCTTCGTTCTCTGCATTTGTAGACGTTCTTACACTGGCCACAAGAACAATTCAAGAATTTGGTCAAAAGTAA